DNA from Bacteroides sp.:
AACCACATCAAGACCAATCAGACCGATAAGGACAAGAAGGTGGTCCATCTCTATGCCACCCATCCCGAAGACCAGCACAGTTTTATCGATCTGGCCAAAGAGCGGGGTTACGATGTGCTGGTGATGGATACACCCATCGACAGCCACTTTGTGAACCTGCTGGAGTCGGAACTTGAAGGAACCTCCTTTGTCAGGGTCGACTCGGATGTGATTGATAAACTCATCAGCAAGGAGGATACACTGCCTTCCAAACTCTCGGACAAGCAGAAGGAAACGCTTTTGCCACTGATTGAAAAGCAGGTGGATGATAAAAACTTCAATGTATCGTTCGAAAACCTGAGCGAAACCGAACCGCCCATGATCATTACCCAGCCCGAATTTATGCGCCGGATGAAGGATATGTCGATGCTTGGCGGAATGAACTATATGGGCCAGCTTCCCGACAGCTATATGCTGGTGGTGAACAGCAACCATCCCTTTGTTTACAAAATCGCTGAGGAAAAGGATGAGCCCAGCCGCGATAAATACATCCGACAGGCCATCGACCTTGCACTGCTGTCACGCAATTTGCTCAAGGGTGAAAAATTGACAGCATTCATCAAACGCAGCGTCGAGCTGATATAATTTCAATAAGCCATCCGGCTTTTTCCTTTCAGGAAACTTATCCTGAATTAGTACCCGCGGAGTCTGGCAAAGCCTCTTCGCGGGTGTTTTTTTTACTTTTTGCTGATGCTAAACCCCCAGTAAAATCAGACCATTCAAATAGTTAATACGGAGTTTATACGGTTTAAACCGTATAAACTCCGTATTAACTATGAGCGTGGTATGAGCTTAAAAAGAAAGAGATCCTGGAGAAAATTTCTCCCAATGGTGTGTTATTATATTCTTTACCCGCTTTTGAAAAACCTGAAGATGTATTGGACGTTGGCAGGGCTTTATTTAAATTTTTTCATTGGAATCCCTCCCCATTTACGCTTTCAGCTTAACTTTGCATATTAACTAAAAATTTTTTCCGGATGGCAAATTCAAAGATCTCAAAGAACGTGATCATCATTGGGGTGGTCGTAGTGCTTGCCCTGCTCCTTTATGGAAGCATCAAGGGAGCCTATAATAATATGGTAATGCTTGAGGAGGGTGTTGAAGGACAGTGGGCCCAGGTAGAAAATGTGTATCAGCGCCGTGCCGACCTGATCCCTAACCTGGTGAACACCGTTAAAGGTTATGCCGAGCACGAGCGTGAGACCCTGGAAGCGGTCATTGAAGCCCGTTCTAAGGCTACCTCAGTAACTGTTGACCCGACCAACATTACTCCTGAAGCCCTGGCCCAGTTTCAGCAGGTACAGGAAGGACTGTCATCGGCCCTGAGCCGCCTGATGGTTGTGGTTGAACGCTATCCTGACCTGAAAGCCAATCAGAACTTCCTGGAGCTTCAGACCCAACTGGAGGGCACTGAAAACCGCATTGCCAACGAAAGGCGCAAGTATGCCGAGGTGGTCAGGGATTACAATACAAATATAAGGCAGTTTCCGCGCAACATCTACGCAAACATCTTTGGCTTTGACCGCAAGCCCCAGTTTGAGGCTGTTGAAGGAGCAGAAACAGCGCCTGTTGTTGAATTTTAGCGATGGGAAAAACAGCGCGTAACTTTTTTAGCCGGGAAGAGGAAAAGGCCATTATGCAGGCCATTGCCAGGGCTGAGCTGGAGACCTCGGGCGAGGTAAGGGTGCATATTGACCGGGAATGTAAGGATGATGTGCTCGACCGGGCAGCCACCGTATTTGCCAGGCTGAAGATGAATGAAACCAGGGAACGCAACGGGGTATTGTTCTACCTGGCTGTGGAACCCAAAAAATTTGCTATCCTGGGCGATGCTGGCATCAACCAGAAGGTCCCTGAAGATTTTTGGGAGTCGATCAAAGCACTGATGCTTGATCGGTTTCGGGAGGGGGCTTTTGCCAGTGGGCTCATTGCTGCCATTGAACGGGCAGGGCAGGAGCTCAAGGCCCATTTCCCCTGGCAGAAGGATGATGAGAATGAACTGACAGACGAGATCTCGTTTGGTCAATAAAGCATTTTATGAAAACACTGAAGACATTTTCACATCATATTATCAGGCATGCCTTGTTCGGGTTGTTATTGCTGATCTCATGGACCTTTGCAGCGGCACTTCCCCCGGCACCCGATCCGCCCAGCCTGGTGACAGATTTTTCGGGCTTGCTGAACGGCGGGCAGCGGATGTCGCTGGAGATGAAGCTGGCCGAATATGCCGCCGTACACGGCACCCAGATTGCCGTAGTGACCGTTGATGATCTGGAAGGGATAGAACCTGCCGTTTATGCCGATCAGCTTGCTGAGGCCTGGGGGGTAGGGCAAGCCGGCAAGGAGAACGGGGTGTTGATTCTGGTCAACCCATCTGAGGACCGGCAGCAAGGCAAGATGCACATCACCGTTGGGTATGGTCTGGAAGGGGTAATTCCTGACATTACCGCCCGCCGGATCATTGACAGGGAGATACTTCCTCATTTTCGCGAAGGACGCTATTACGAAGGGCTCGATCAGGCCACCACGGTGCTGATGCAACTGGCTGCCGGAGAGTTTCCGGCAGAAGAATACAACCAGTCGGGTGAGCCTTCGGGTGTTGCTGCATTGGTATTTTTCCTGCTCCTCCTGTTGATCTTCATCCTGATTTCGCGCAAGCGCAACGACCATTACAATCCCGGAAAAGGAATCCCGGTTTGGACCTGGCTTTGGCTGTTAAGCAGTGGCAGCCAGAGCAGCAAGGGCTCCTGGGGTGATTTCAGCGGAGGACGCGGTACTTTTGGCGGCGGTAGTTTTGGGGGTGGCGTTGGCGGCGGCTTTGGTGGTTTCGGTGGCGGACGCTTCGGCGGGGGTGGTGCAGGCGGTTCCTGGTAATGCTTTGGCAGGGCGGTCTGTGCTGGCTGTCAGGTGGTTTATGTAATAATTTTTTGCCGAATATTAAGAAATTAGTCCAACTTATTAAAGTATTTGTATATTTGCTTCAAATCATTAACATATGTTTGAAGCCCTGCAAAAAATGGACTCCACCGTGCTGAACTTTACAGACGGCGGACTTTTTATTCTCAACATTACCATTGCCATCATTATGTTTGGCGTGGCGCTTGAGATCAAGGTAAGTCACTTTGTTGACCTGTTGAAAAGGCCCAAGCCTGTCATCGTTGGTGTGGTTTCCCAGTTTATTCTGCTTCCCCTGGCCACTTTCCTGCTCATCATGGCCTTCTGGAAAAATATGACCGTGGGTGTAGCCATGGGTATGATCCTGGTGGCTTCCTG
Protein-coding regions in this window:
- a CDS encoding LemA family protein, which translates into the protein MSKNVIIIGVVVVLALLLYGSIKGAYNNMVMLEEGVEGQWAQVENVYQRRADLIPNLVNTVKGYAEHERETLEAVIEARSKATSVTVDPTNITPEALAQFQQVQEGLSSALSRLMVVVERYPDLKANQNFLELQTQLEGTENRIANERRKYAEVVRDYNTNIRQFPRNIYANIFGFDRKPQFEAVEGAETAPVVEF
- a CDS encoding TPM domain-containing protein, which encodes MGKTARNFFSREEEKAIMQAIARAELETSGEVRVHIDRECKDDVLDRAATVFARLKMNETRERNGVLFYLAVEPKKFAILGDAGINQKVPEDFWESIKALMLDRFREGAFASGLIAAIERAGQELKAHFPWQKDDENELTDEISFGQ
- a CDS encoding TPM domain-containing protein, translating into MKTLKTFSHHIIRHALFGLLLLISWTFAAALPPAPDPPSLVTDFSGLLNGGQRMSLEMKLAEYAAVHGTQIAVVTVDDLEGIEPAVYADQLAEAWGVGQAGKENGVLILVNPSEDRQQGKMHITVGYGLEGVIPDITARRIIDREILPHFREGRYYEGLDQATTVLMQLAAGEFPAEEYNQSGEPSGVAALVFFLLLLLIFILISRKRNDHYNPGKGIPVWTWLWLLSSGSQSSKGSWGDFSGGRGTFGGGSFGGGVGGGFGGFGGGRFGGGGAGGSW